Proteins encoded together in one Anopheles darlingi chromosome 3, idAnoDarlMG_H_01, whole genome shotgun sequence window:
- the LOC125957282 gene encoding chitin deacetylase 1 — protein MVKFLALTGILALVVASATAEVRVKRQAEETTKKEESFEKELCKDKDAGEWFRLVAGEGDNCRDVIQCTSSGLQAIRCPAGLYFDIEKQTCDWKDAVKNCKFKNKERKVKPLLITDEPLCQDGFLACGDGNCIERGLFCNGEKDCTDGSDENSCDIESDPNRAPPCDPSVCVLPDCFCSEDGTTIPGDLPAKDVPMMITITFDDAINNNNIDLYKEIFNGKRKNPNGCDIKATYFVSHKYTNYSAVQETSRKGHEIAVHSITHNDEERFWSNATVDDWAKEMAGMRIIIEKYANITDNSVVGVRAPYLRVGGNNQFTMMEEQAFLYDSTITAPLSNPPLWPYTMYFRMPHRCHGNLQSCPTRSHAVWEMVMNELDRREDPTNDEYLPGCAMVDSCSNILTGDQFYNFLNHNFDRHYDQNRAPLGLYFHAAWLKNNPEFLDAFLYWIDEVLANHNDVYFVTMTQVIQWIQNPRTVSEVKNFEPWREKCVVDGQPACWVPHSCKLTSKEVPGETINLQTCVRCPNNYPWVNDPTGDGFF, from the exons ATGGTGAAGTTTCTCGCCTTAACTGGCATCCTAGCGCTAGTGGTGGCATCAG CCACGGCCGAGGTACGAGTGAAGCGACAGGCGGAAGAGACTACCAAGAAGGAGGAGTCGTTCGAGAAGGAACTTTGCAAAGACAAAGACGCCGGCGAGTGGTTCCGGTTAGTGGCAGGAGAGGGTGACAATTGCCGTGATGTGATCCAGTGTACCTCGTCG ggcctgcaagcgatccGTTGTCCCGCTGGACTGTACTTTGACATCGAGAAGCAGACGTGCGACTGGAAGGATGCGGTGAAGAACTGCAAGTTCAAGAACAAGGAGCGCAAGGTTAAGCCACTGCTGATCACCGACGAGCCACTCTGCCAGGATGGTTTCCTGGCCTGCGGTGACGGCAACTGCATCGAGCGGGGCCTCTTCTGTAACGGCGAGAAGGACTGCACGGACGGCTCGGACGAGAACTCGTGCG ATATCGAAAGCGATCCGAACCGTGCACCACCGTGCGATCCGTCCGTGTGCGTGCTGCCCGATTGCTTCTGCTCCGAGGATGGTACGACGATCCCCGGCGATCTGCCGGCCAAGGATgtaccgatgatgatcaccatcaccttcgACGAtgcgatcaacaacaacaacatcgatctGTACAAGGAGATCTTCAACGGTAAGCGCAAGAACCCGAACGGCTGTGACATCAAGGCGACCTACTTTGTCTCGCACAAGTACACCAACTACTCGGCGGTCCAGGAGACGAGCCGCAAGGGTCACGAGATCGCGGTGCACTCGATCAC TCATAATGATGAGGAGCGTTTCTGGTCTAACGCGACCGTGGACGATTGGGCAAAGGAGATGGCCGGTATGAGGATCATCATTGAGAAGTACGCCAACATTACGGACAATTCGGTGGTCGGTGTGCGTGCACCGTACCTGCGGGTCGGTGGCAACAATCAGTTCACAATGATGGAGGAACAGGCGTTCCTGTATGATTCGACCATCACTGCACCACTGTCAAACCCACCACTGTGGCCGTACACCATGTACTTCCGTATGCCGCACCGTTGCCATGGTAATCTGCAAAGCTGCCCGACCCGTTCCCATGCCGTCTGggagatggtgatgaacgaGCTGGACCGTCGGGAGGATCCGACTAACGATGAATATCTGCCCGGTTGCGCCATGGTTGACTCGTGCTCCAACATCCTGACCGGTGATCAGTTCTACAATTTCCTCAATCACAACTTTGACCGACACTACGACCAAAACCGTGCCCCGCTCGGTCTTTACTTCCATGCCGCTTGGTTGAAGAACAATCCCGAGTTCCTCGATGCGTTCCTGTACTGGATCGATGAGGTGCTGGCCAACCACAACGATGTGTACTTCGTCACCATGACCCAGGTCATCCAGTGGATCCAGAACCCCAGGACGGTGTCCGAGGTTAAGAATTTCGAGCCATGGAGGGAGAAGTGTGTCGTCGATGGACAGCCCGCCTGCTGGGTGCCACACTCGTGCAAGCTAACCTCCAAGGAGGTTCCCGGGGAGACGATCAACCTGCAAACCTGCGTCCGGTGCCCCAACAACTACCCGTGGGTCAATGATCCGACCGGTGATGGTTTCTTCTAA